The proteins below come from a single Oerskovia jenensis genomic window:
- the rimM gene encoding ribosome maturation factor RimM (Essential for efficient processing of 16S rRNA): MQLTVARIGRAHGLRGEVALDTRTDNPEARLVVGSTIDTEPAEAGPLTIERARLHQGKWLVTFAGVSDRSAAERMRGITLVVEADASDEEDAWYPHELVGLRAELEDGTVVGEVLGLEHLPAHDLLVLKETDGTRTLVPFVHAIVPVVDVPGGRVVLDPPGGLLARDADLLEVAEPTPGTDDDAPDDATDGTDD; this comes from the coding sequence ATGCAGCTCACGGTGGCCCGTATCGGCCGCGCCCACGGACTGCGCGGCGAGGTCGCGCTCGACACGCGCACCGACAACCCCGAGGCGCGCCTCGTCGTCGGGTCCACGATCGACACCGAGCCCGCGGAGGCCGGCCCGCTGACGATCGAGCGTGCCCGGCTGCACCAGGGCAAGTGGCTCGTGACGTTCGCGGGCGTGAGCGACCGCTCCGCGGCCGAGCGCATGCGCGGGATCACGCTGGTCGTCGAGGCCGACGCCTCCGACGAGGAGGACGCCTGGTACCCCCACGAGCTCGTGGGGCTGCGCGCCGAGCTCGAGGACGGGACGGTCGTCGGCGAGGTCCTGGGCCTCGAGCACCTCCCGGCGCACGACCTGCTCGTGCTCAAGGAGACCGACGGCACGCGCACGCTCGTCCCGTTCGTGCACGCGATCGTCCCCGTGGTGGACGTGCCGGGCGGTCGTGTCGTGCTCGACCCGCCGGGCGGTCTCCTGGCACGCGACGCGGACCTGCTCGAGGTCGCCGAGCCGACACCGGGCACCGACGACGACGCTCCCGACGACGCGACCGACGGGACCGACGACTGA
- a CDS encoding RNA-binding protein: MLGEALEHLVRGIVDNPDAVRVNAKPLRRGELLEVRVHPEDLGRVIGRGGRTARALRTVIGALSVDGPVRVDVVDVDRR, translated from the coding sequence ATGCTCGGCGAGGCGCTCGAGCACCTGGTGCGCGGCATCGTGGACAACCCGGACGCCGTCCGGGTCAACGCGAAGCCGCTGCGCCGGGGCGAGCTGCTCGAGGTCCGGGTGCACCCCGAGGACCTCGGCCGCGTCATCGGCCGCGGTGGGCGTACCGCCCGTGCCCTGCGCACGGTCATCGGTGCCCTGTCGGTCGACGGTCCGGTGCGGGTCGACGTCGTCGACGTCGACCGCCGCTGA
- the rpsP gene encoding 30S ribosomal protein S16: MATRIRLKRLGKIRAPYYRVVVADSRTKRDGRVIEEIGKYHPTEEPSLIDISSERAQYWLSVGAQPSPQVLVLLKITGDWQKFKGLPGAEGTLRVKGEKVDPAAAIEAAAKDAEKVKAKAAEKKAAAPVETESADAAEAAEEQA, encoded by the coding sequence GTGGCCACCAGAATTCGTTTGAAGCGCCTCGGCAAGATCCGTGCGCCGTACTACCGTGTCGTCGTCGCCGACTCGCGCACCAAGCGTGACGGTCGCGTCATCGAGGAGATCGGCAAGTACCACCCGACCGAGGAGCCGTCGCTCATCGACATCTCCTCCGAGCGTGCGCAGTACTGGCTGAGCGTCGGCGCGCAGCCGTCGCCGCAGGTGCTCGTGCTCCTCAAGATCACGGGTGACTGGCAGAAGTTCAAGGGCCTTCCGGGCGCCGAGGGCACCCTGCGCGTCAAGGGCGAGAAGGTCGACCCGGCCGCTGCCATCGAGGCCGCCGCCAAGGACGCCGAGAAGGTCAAGGCGAAGGCTGCCGAGAAGAAGGCTGCTGCGCCGGTCGAGACCGAGTCCGCTGACGCGGCTGAGGCAGCCGAAGAGCAGGCCTGA